The Limosilactobacillus panis DNA segment AATTCGGTAAAGGAACAATTGGTCGGCTCTATCTACAAGGCACGGCTGCAGCAGTCATGGAAATTGCTAATGAAAATCCTGGGCGCTATGGTCGGCCGTTAGCATTGTGTGTCAGCATGATTAAAGGATGGGGAGGTCATAGCCATGGCTAATTTAGGATGGGGATGGCCATTCCCAAACATTCCGGCTAATGGCCAGCCGAGCGTTTTTATAAATGGCCAGCAGTATGGTCATACTGGTTGGTTCGGTCGTGGGGGCGGTGACTTCCATGATGGCTTCGATTTTGACGCTTCACGGTATAACGGTAACTGCTTAGCCGTCCACCCTGGTACAGTGCATAAAATTGGCGCTGACTTAGGTTGGTGGTACGTCTGGGTTCAATCGCCTGATGGCTATAACGAAGTTTACCAAGAAGGTTTTACCCGGCGTAGTGATATCTATGTCGGTGAAGGCCAGCAGGTCGATGTCGGTACACCAATTGGGCGAGTCACCGGTACACATACCCACCTGGGAATTAGTAACAAACCTATTCCCGTCGCCTACTATCATGGTTACCAGGACGACGGAACCTGGTTGAATCCAGTCGATGTTATAAAAAATGGTATTGCTAGTGGAGGTACACCGGCACCACAACCGCAACCTCAGCCACAGCAAACTAAGACGGTAACTGAGGATCACAGTGCCGAGTTCCAAGCTGACGCAAAGAAATACTTAGGTGTTCCTTATGTCTGGGGTGGCCACAACAAGGCTAACCCTTGGGCTGGTATGGATTGCTCGGGGTATGTTTCTCAGGTCTACCACGATTATGGAATCGAAATCCCAGCATATACGATTGCTATGGAAAAATACTTTCACGAAATTCCATACTCGGAGGTTACTACCGGCGACGTGGCCTTCTTCGGCCCCCATGGTGCTACTTACCATATCGAACTAATGCTAGACCATAATACGGCTATCTATGAGCCACAAC contains these protein-coding regions:
- a CDS encoding NlpC/P60 family protein, whose product is MANLGWGWPFPNIPANGQPSVFINGQQYGHTGWFGRGGGDFHDGFDFDASRYNGNCLAVHPGTVHKIGADLGWWYVWVQSPDGYNEVYQEGFTRRSDIYVGEGQQVDVGTPIGRVTGTHTHLGISNKPIPVAYYHGYQDDGTWLNPVDVIKNGIASGGTPAPQPQPQPQQTKTVTEDHSAEFQADAKKYLGVPYVWGGHNKANPWAGMDCSGYVSQVYHDYGIEIPAYTIAMEKYFHEIPYSEVTTGDVAFFGPHGATYHIELMLDHNTAIYEPQPGQSCMMQLIAQHPATWYARNDDMHNKIYPVKTVTVNDDDTSTSNDDSSSSDKESYYFQPFIVQDNHSIDLWGLHPGEDIQDDRFKDPQSMEEYVRTQLVPDPVISIEVITDTNLAPVPGEEVYLTIPGKDSLIEQSDSTTQAAYNTTVTVVGFTYYPFDPSQGTDITYDNLQASILHSQLQASSLKRMEQLANAMLDRMPQVFYTKKDPTTERHVKPGAIWANPYTTSELKEGDKDGGQYDSGTTNDSGTTNDTSSTNPSTA